The Macrobrachium rosenbergii isolate ZJJX-2024 chromosome 8, ASM4041242v1, whole genome shotgun sequence genome includes a region encoding these proteins:
- the LOC136841291 gene encoding tigger transposable element-derived protein 1-like, which produces MDQGVIANFKAYYLRRTIRAALRAVEGNKELTLKDFWKGYNIADAVTNIARVLGTEVKVSTLNGAWKKLCPQFVNSFKGFEQAEDVEAVTMKIVGLSKRLKLDLEAEDVTELLASHGEELSSEDLIELEKQMIEEEEEAPQPKVKELTIKGLTEGFAHLEKCLAAFEGEDPNIARFERIRRGMLDLTTCYREALKEKQLKKKVQSRLDSFFVKKSSAPPATPSLEVTPNPDSPEPLPGYESEPEPEPVPAVTSPAAFPALSDLFGSDDSPDPPEEFQGFEVLGPPVSSPTSPDPHVTASRPNSADLIPLQPHQVRIS; this is translated from the exons atggaccagggagtcattgctaacttcaaggcatactacctgAGGAGGACAATACGCGCTGCTTTACGGGCCGttgaaggtaacaaggagttgactctgaaagatttttggaagggctacaacattgcagatgctgtgaCGAACATCGCACGCGTGCTTGGGACGGAAGTAAAGGTGTCGACTCTGAATGGTGCGtggaagaaactgtgtccgcagtttgtgaatagttttaaGGGGTTTGAGCAGGCAGAAGATGTTGAGGCTGTGACAATGAAAATTGTTGGgctaagcaagaggctgaaactggacttggaagctgaggatgtcaccgagctgctggcatcccacggagaggaattgtcatcggaggacctcattgagctggagaagcagatgatcgaggaggaggaagaggcaccacaaccaaaggtcaaggaattaacaatcaagggcttgacagagggttttgctcacctggagaaatgtttggcagcatttgagggtGAGGATCCTAACATTGCCAGGTTTGAGAGGATTCGCAGAGGAATGCTGGATCTTACTACGTGCTACAGGGAGGCgctgaaggagaagcagctgaagaagaaagtgcagtctaggctagactctttcttcgtgaagaagtcttcagcaccacctgccactcctagtctag aagtgactCCTAATCCAGATTCCCCAGAACCTCTACCTGGCTATGAATCAGAACCTGAGCCTGAACCTGTACCTGCAGTAACCTCCCCAGCAGCTTTTCCAGctctatcag atctctttggtagtgatgacagtcctgacccccctgaagaattccagggttttgAAGTTCTGGGACCTCCTGTCTCCTCTCCAacttcaccag atccacaTGTTACAGCCTCCCGGCCCAACTCAGCTGACCTTATCCCTCTCCAGCCccatcaggtaaggatttcatga